The following coding sequences lie in one Phycicoccus duodecadis genomic window:
- a CDS encoding SDR family NAD(P)-dependent oxidoreductase: protein MLLRDRHVLLTGATGTIGSALAAALAGRGARLSLVARGEEALHGLAHRTGGVAVPGDLTLADTPASVLAAAEAALGPVDVVLHNAGVEVLDELADVDLEAVRQAVLLNLVAPLVLTRLALPSMLRRGRGHVVAVSSLAGVATFPGLAVYGASKAGLTHAMAGLRAELRGTPLRVTTAELGPVDSPMMGRIGTHPPTAAAFARALRLHVLRTLDPEEAASAVVTAVERDRPHVRRPRRAAPLAAVAGAPRTLVRAVLTGIPTATAARAVDDGQGLRR from the coding sequence ATGCTCCTCCGCGACCGGCACGTGCTCCTCACGGGCGCCACCGGCACCATCGGCTCGGCGCTGGCTGCCGCCCTGGCGGGCCGGGGGGCACGCCTCTCCCTCGTCGCCCGGGGCGAGGAGGCGCTGCACGGGCTGGCGCACCGCACCGGCGGGGTGGCCGTGCCGGGGGACCTGACCCTCGCGGACACACCGGCGTCGGTGCTGGCGGCGGCCGAGGCCGCGCTGGGCCCCGTCGACGTGGTGCTGCACAACGCCGGCGTCGAGGTCCTCGACGAGCTCGCCGACGTCGACCTCGAGGCCGTGCGGCAGGCGGTGCTGCTGAACCTCGTCGCGCCGCTCGTGCTCACCCGCCTGGCCCTGCCCTCGATGCTGCGGCGCGGCCGGGGGCACGTGGTGGCGGTGTCGTCGCTGGCCGGTGTCGCCACGTTCCCGGGGCTGGCGGTCTACGGCGCGAGCAAGGCCGGGCTGACGCACGCGATGGCTGGCCTGCGCGCGGAGCTGCGCGGCACGCCGCTGCGCGTCACGACCGCCGAGCTGGGGCCGGTGGACTCGCCGATGATGGGCCGGATCGGCACGCATCCGCCCACCGCGGCCGCGTTCGCCCGGGCCCTGCGCCTGCACGTACTGCGCACCCTCGACCCGGAGGAGGCCGCGAGCGCGGTCGTCACGGCCGTCGAGCGCGACCGGCCCCACGTACGTCGCCCGCGGCGCGCGGCGCCCCTGGCGGCGGTCGCCGGCGCCCCGCGCACCCTGGTGCGCGCGGTGCTGACCGGCATCCCCACGGCCACCGCCGCCCGGGCCGTCGACGACGGGCAAGGGCTGCGCCGATGA
- a CDS encoding ABC transporter ATP-binding protein translates to MLTIENVSVRYGRAVQALHDVSFEVADGEVVAVLGSNGAGKSTLLRAISATLALHGGTVTSGSVTLDGTRLDTLDPAAIVRRRLMQVPEGRQVFGRMTVEENLRVGGLAAEPRRREGAKARVHELFPVLADRSAQPAGLLSGGEQQMLAIGRALMCDPQVLLLDEPSLGLAPQLIQRIGQIVTEINAGGTAVVLVEQNAAMALKVSHRAVVLEVGRLALSGSSTELAASEDVQRLYLGGHADHAEDDAPARPRRILSAWKG, encoded by the coding sequence GTGCTGACCATCGAGAACGTCTCCGTCCGTTACGGACGCGCCGTGCAGGCCCTGCACGACGTCTCCTTCGAGGTCGCCGACGGCGAGGTGGTGGCCGTCCTCGGCAGCAACGGCGCGGGCAAGTCCACCCTCCTGCGCGCGATCTCGGCCACCCTCGCGCTGCACGGCGGCACCGTCACGTCGGGGTCGGTGACCCTCGACGGCACCCGCCTCGACACCCTCGACCCCGCCGCGATCGTGCGCCGCCGCCTGATGCAGGTGCCCGAGGGGCGCCAGGTGTTCGGCCGGATGACGGTCGAGGAGAACCTGCGCGTCGGCGGTCTCGCGGCCGAGCCCCGGCGCCGTGAGGGGGCCAAGGCGCGGGTCCACGAGCTCTTCCCGGTGCTGGCCGACCGGTCGGCCCAGCCCGCCGGACTGCTGTCGGGCGGTGAGCAGCAGATGCTCGCCATCGGCCGGGCCCTGATGTGTGACCCCCAGGTGCTGCTGCTCGACGAGCCCTCGCTCGGGCTCGCCCCCCAGCTCATCCAGCGGATCGGGCAGATCGTCACCGAGATCAACGCCGGCGGCACCGCCGTGGTGCTGGTCGAGCAGAACGCCGCGATGGCGCTCAAGGTCTCGCACCGCGCGGTGGTCCTCGAGGTCGGCCGGCTCGCCCTCAGTGGGTCCTCCACCGAGCTCGCCGCCAGCGAGGACGTCCAGCGCCTCTACCTCGGCGGCCACGCCGACCACGCCGAGGACGATGCGCCCGCCCGCCCCCGCCGCATCCTGTCGGCCTGGAAGGGATGA
- a CDS encoding ABC transporter ATP-binding protein produces the protein MPDTTHPAPDAPAADAPAGAREIPTLAVEDVTVRFGGIVALDAVSFSVAPRSIHALIGPNGAGKSTCFNAVTGIYRPTSGRVTLGDAVLTDTPPHEVARLGVGRAFQNLALVGGSSVLDNVMLGRYSLTKGGFLSYGLRLPRTMKAERRHGERAAEICDFLGIGAHLHRPAGVLSYGDQKRVDIARALAVEPTVLLLDEPAAGMNASETADLARLIRDISEGLSISILLVEHDMGLVMGIADRVTVLDFGRLIADDTPAVVQKDPAVIRAYLGSVEEESA, from the coding sequence ATGCCCGACACCACCCACCCCGCCCCGGACGCCCCCGCAGCCGACGCCCCCGCCGGCGCCCGCGAGATCCCCACCCTGGCGGTCGAGGACGTCACGGTGCGCTTCGGCGGCATCGTCGCGCTCGACGCCGTGTCGTTCTCGGTGGCGCCGCGCTCGATCCACGCGCTCATCGGCCCCAACGGCGCCGGCAAGTCGACGTGCTTCAACGCCGTCACCGGCATCTACCGGCCCACCAGCGGGCGGGTGACGCTCGGCGACGCCGTGCTCACCGACACCCCGCCGCACGAGGTGGCGCGGCTCGGGGTGGGGCGCGCGTTCCAGAACCTGGCCCTGGTCGGCGGCTCGTCGGTGCTCGACAACGTGATGCTCGGCCGGTACTCGCTGACCAAGGGCGGGTTCCTGTCCTACGGCCTCCGGCTGCCGCGCACCATGAAGGCCGAACGTCGGCACGGGGAGCGGGCCGCCGAGATCTGCGACTTCCTCGGCATCGGCGCGCACCTGCACCGCCCGGCCGGCGTGCTGTCCTACGGCGACCAGAAGCGGGTCGACATCGCCCGCGCGCTCGCGGTCGAGCCCACCGTGCTGCTGCTCGACGAGCCGGCCGCCGGGATGAACGCGTCCGAGACCGCCGACCTGGCGCGCCTCATCCGTGACATCAGCGAGGGGCTGTCGATCTCCATCCTGCTGGTCGAGCACGACATGGGGCTGGTCATGGGCATCGCCGACCGGGTCACCGTGCTCGACTTCGGCCGGCTCATCGCCGACGACACCCCGGCGGTGGTCCAGAAGGACCCCGCCGTCATCCGGGCCTACCTGGGCTCGGTCGAGGAGGAGAGCGCATGA
- a CDS encoding branched-chain amino acid ABC transporter permease: protein MSTFVQVLLNGTGRGAIYALLALGFVVIYKSTEVINFAHGSLALFGGYIVFALKPTLGWFGAALCGVVAAAALGVLIERVLLANAKLAHQDSLAILTIGVDIIILTEVTRRLGTASAPFLGDPYQDVRVGFLGATIEGPELFALLTAVVLIGGFFVAFRFSTWGLTMRAQSENKEAAALMGIRSWRVTASAWALGGALAAIAILFIATLPVAGGAGLTAAHTIAFAAFPAAILGGLTSPGGAVVGGLVVGLAESSAAQYIDNDFAKVAVYLVMLVVLVARPSGLFGKVEQVRV from the coding sequence ATGAGCACGTTCGTCCAGGTCCTGCTCAACGGCACCGGCCGCGGGGCGATCTACGCCCTGCTGGCCCTCGGCTTCGTCGTCATCTACAAGTCGACCGAGGTCATCAACTTCGCGCACGGCTCGCTCGCCCTGTTCGGCGGCTACATCGTCTTCGCGCTCAAGCCGACGCTCGGCTGGTTCGGCGCCGCGCTGTGCGGGGTCGTCGCAGCCGCCGCGCTCGGGGTGCTCATCGAGCGGGTGCTCCTGGCGAACGCCAAGCTCGCGCATCAGGACTCGCTGGCGATCCTGACCATCGGCGTCGACATCATCATCCTCACCGAGGTGACCCGACGGCTGGGGACGGCGTCGGCGCCGTTCCTCGGCGACCCGTACCAGGACGTGCGGGTCGGGTTCCTCGGCGCCACCATCGAGGGTCCGGAGCTGTTCGCGCTGCTGACCGCCGTCGTGCTCATCGGCGGCTTCTTCGTCGCGTTCCGCTTCTCGACGTGGGGCCTGACCATGCGGGCGCAGTCCGAGAACAAGGAGGCGGCCGCCCTGATGGGGATCCGCAGCTGGCGCGTCACGGCCAGCGCCTGGGCCCTCGGGGGTGCCCTCGCGGCCATCGCCATCCTCTTCATCGCGACCCTCCCGGTGGCCGGTGGCGCCGGTCTCACCGCGGCCCACACCATCGCCTTCGCGGCCTTCCCGGCGGCCATCCTCGGCGGCCTCACCTCCCCGGGGGGCGCGGTGGTCGGCGGCCTCGTGGTCGGGCTGGCCGAGTCCTCCGCCGCCCAGTACATCGACAACGACTTCGCCAAGGTCGCCGTCTACCTGGTCATGCTCGTCGTCCTCGTCGCCAGACCGTCGGGGCTGTTCGGGAAGGTGGAGCAGGTCCGTGTCTGA
- a CDS encoding branched-chain amino acid ABC transporter permease: MSDATSAEAPGPQPDGHVGMPAVHPRRSRLRWLGWGALAVVLFLVPIYLPGQYLIVSTWVMTGAVGAMGLTMLIGQAGQLSLAHSFFLLVGGVSYTVLSSDGTDGFVGLGLPTALSLVLAVVISALVGAAFAPVSGRLRGIYLGVASLSLVFLGWWLARVLPSIAGSTSSGRYADDLNLFGFDFGEKSPTLAILGVPIGQNERLFWLYAALTLIAYLVARGAVDGRVGRAWRAVRDNEAAATVMGVSVVRQKATAFAVSGAYAGLAGVMVVWWYDGLLKPDEAVDSGTYSTAVAIAYLAMVVIGGLGSLGGAIVGAAVVFGTPLIIPLLSQGDSTAVLSSGGTAFSPVVITYLAYGALVVLIVLFEPGGFAAIGRRIAGRFTRG, from the coding sequence GTGTCTGACGCCACGAGCGCCGAGGCCCCGGGCCCGCAGCCGGACGGCCACGTCGGGATGCCGGCCGTGCACCCGCGCCGCAGCCGGCTCCGCTGGCTGGGGTGGGGCGCCCTGGCGGTGGTGCTGTTCCTGGTCCCGATCTACCTGCCGGGGCAGTACCTCATCGTCAGCACCTGGGTGATGACCGGGGCGGTCGGCGCCATGGGCCTGACCATGCTGATCGGGCAGGCCGGCCAGCTCTCGCTGGCGCACTCGTTCTTCCTCCTCGTGGGCGGCGTGAGCTACACGGTGCTGTCCAGCGACGGCACCGACGGCTTCGTGGGCCTCGGGCTGCCGACCGCCCTCAGCCTCGTGCTGGCCGTGGTCATCAGCGCCCTGGTGGGCGCGGCCTTCGCGCCGGTGTCCGGGCGGTTGCGCGGCATCTACCTGGGCGTCGCCTCGCTGAGCCTGGTCTTCCTCGGCTGGTGGCTGGCGCGGGTGCTCCCGTCGATCGCGGGCAGCACCTCCAGCGGCCGCTACGCCGACGACCTCAACCTGTTCGGCTTCGACTTCGGCGAGAAGTCGCCCACGCTGGCGATCCTGGGCGTGCCCATCGGGCAGAACGAGCGGCTCTTCTGGCTCTACGCGGCCCTGACCCTCATCGCCTACCTCGTCGCCCGCGGTGCCGTCGACGGGCGGGTCGGGCGTGCCTGGCGGGCCGTGCGCGACAACGAGGCCGCCGCGACCGTCATGGGGGTCTCGGTGGTGCGGCAGAAGGCCACCGCCTTCGCCGTCTCCGGTGCCTACGCCGGGCTCGCGGGGGTGATGGTCGTGTGGTGGTACGACGGCCTGCTCAAGCCCGACGAGGCCGTCGACAGCGGCACCTACAGCACGGCCGTCGCCATCGCCTACCTCGCGATGGTCGTCATCGGGGGGCTCGGCTCGCTCGGCGGTGCCATCGTCGGCGCGGCCGTGGTGTTCGGGACACCGCTGATCATCCCGCTGCTCAGCCAGGGCGATAGCACCGCGGTGCTCTCCTCCGGCGGCACGGCGTTCTCGCCCGTCGTCATCACCTACCTCGCGTACGGGGCGCTGGTCGTCCTCATCGTCCTGTTCGAGCCCGGCGGCTTCGCGGCCATCGGGCGCCGTATCGCCGGGCGGTTCACGCGCGGCTGA
- a CDS encoding ABC transporter substrate-binding protein, protein MSTKKLARALAATVVVSSLALAGCSSKAQTGGSSGGDASGKGAVKTDVGVTDSEITLGNLTDLSGVFKILGLGITQGTEMWAEDVNAAGGICNRKIKITSSDHGYSAEKAVPLYNQTKGQVLGYVQLLGSPILAALKKPMVDDKVSAVPSSWASTNLDAPEVVMVGTTYDVEMVNGMSYLMEQGKIKEGDSIGHIYIDSEYGKNGFAGSSAFAKEHNMTMVPKTVTSTDADLTSSITALKSAGVKAIMLTTTPAQTASAVGQAAAQGLNVPIFGSNPTYAPQLLGTPAAAALTSGQFITAAGIQPFNSTDPKVQELAKRYKEKYKDTPTFGPLVGYTFGQTWGEMLKKACDAGDLTRQGILDAKAQTKVDTGGLAPSILDFTKPGEPSTRAVYLMKPAKVEGGLELVQPEPYTSKEAEAFKTPFQK, encoded by the coding sequence ATGAGCACGAAGAAGCTCGCGAGAGCTCTGGCGGCCACCGTGGTCGTCTCGTCCCTCGCCCTGGCCGGCTGCAGCAGCAAGGCGCAGACCGGTGGTTCGAGCGGTGGCGACGCCAGCGGCAAGGGCGCGGTCAAGACCGACGTCGGCGTCACCGACTCCGAGATCACCCTCGGCAACCTCACCGACCTGTCCGGGGTGTTCAAGATCCTCGGGCTGGGCATCACCCAGGGCACCGAGATGTGGGCGGAGGACGTCAACGCGGCCGGGGGCATCTGCAACCGCAAGATCAAGATCACCTCCAGCGACCACGGCTACTCGGCCGAGAAGGCCGTCCCGCTGTACAACCAGACCAAGGGCCAGGTCCTGGGCTACGTCCAGCTGCTCGGCTCGCCCATCCTCGCGGCGCTGAAGAAGCCGATGGTCGACGACAAGGTCTCGGCCGTGCCGTCGTCGTGGGCGTCCACCAACCTCGACGCCCCCGAGGTCGTCATGGTCGGTACGACCTACGACGTCGAGATGGTCAACGGGATGAGCTACCTGATGGAGCAGGGCAAGATCAAGGAGGGCGACTCCATCGGCCACATCTACATCGACAGCGAGTACGGCAAGAACGGGTTCGCCGGCTCCTCCGCCTTCGCCAAGGAGCACAACATGACCATGGTGCCCAAGACGGTCACGTCGACCGACGCCGACCTCACGAGCTCGATCACGGCGCTGAAGTCGGCCGGGGTCAAGGCCATCATGCTGACCACCACGCCGGCGCAGACCGCGTCGGCGGTCGGCCAGGCGGCGGCCCAGGGGCTGAACGTGCCGATCTTCGGCAGCAACCCCACGTACGCGCCCCAGCTGCTCGGCACCCCGGCCGCCGCGGCGCTCACCAGCGGCCAGTTCATCACCGCGGCCGGCATCCAGCCCTTCAACTCCACCGACCCCAAGGTCCAGGAGCTCGCGAAGCGCTACAAGGAGAAGTACAAGGACACCCCGACCTTCGGGCCGCTCGTCGGCTACACCTTCGGGCAGACCTGGGGCGAGATGCTCAAGAAGGCGTGCGACGCCGGTGACCTGACCCGTCAGGGCATCCTCGACGCCAAGGCCCAGACCAAGGTCGACACCGGGGGCCTGGCCCCGAGCATCCTCGACTTCACGAAGCCCGGCGAGCCGTCGACGCGCGCCGTCTACCTCATGAAGCCCGCCAAGGTCGAGGGCGGCCTCGAGCTCGTGCAGCCCGAGCCGTACACCTCCAAGGAGGCCGAGGCGTTCAAGACGCCCTTCCAGAAGTGA
- a CDS encoding DEAD/DEAH box helicase — protein MTLTDRLTGDLAPGRPGIGADAALDAFVEWAGERGFALYPAQEEAVLALAEGAHVVLATPTGSGKSLVAVAAHAQALATGRRSWYTAPIKALVSEKFFALVETFGAQQVGMLTGDAAVNPGAPIICATAEVLANHALRERDASDIGLVVMDEFHFYGEPDRGWAWQVPLLLLPETQMLLMSATLGDTTELERDLRRRTDRDVVAVTGVERPVPLEHEWVLTAVHETIELLLRDDRAPVYVVSFTQAGAVEQAQALASVDVVGAERKAALKEAVGGFRFGPGFGQTLRRLVLHGIGVHHAGMLPKYRRLVETLAQAGLLAVICGTDTLGVGINVPIRTVLLTSLIKYDGRRQRVLRAREFHQIAGRAGRAGFDTVGYVVVQAPEHVIENSKALARAGGDPKKERRIVRKKPPEGVLTYTEATYDKLVTAAPEPLRPKMRVTHAMVLNVLDQWEGQQEALHTLVLDNHEDEARREALLERAVQVLGSLVRAGVVEPDDGSSVEDWVPADAEPAPADAPATPAPPAPDAPEPAPEPAGPGNALGALGEALAAAGLTPTPPAQHPSEAAGTTGDVPAPGDGDAAAERTAAEPTPIERFVRRAGRRYDEGPFQVALDLHDGFALNQPLSAFALAALELLDRESPEYALDVVSVIEATLDDPRQILMAQQFEARGEAVAAMKADGLEYEERMEALDDVTWPRPLAELLELSLRTYRQRHPWVDPRDLSPKSVVREMFERALGFGEFVAHYKLARAEGIVLRYLTDAYRALRSTVPMSARTEELDDLVEWLGEVVRHTDSSLLDEWEALTHPSDEPGAVVRPPGENRKLSANPRALRVMVRQSMFRRVELLSLGRWQALAALDGGLTAEAWQDAAAEYLTEYDEVPTGPAARGPALFRVEDETDRWVVTQIIDDPEGDHDWRITAELDLGATDEAGEPALTVTGFAPTT, from the coding sequence ATGACGCTCACCGACCGCCTCACCGGCGACCTCGCCCCCGGCCGCCCGGGCATCGGCGCCGACGCCGCGCTCGACGCCTTCGTCGAGTGGGCCGGTGAGCGCGGCTTCGCCCTCTACCCGGCGCAGGAGGAGGCCGTCCTCGCGCTGGCCGAGGGCGCCCACGTCGTCCTCGCCACCCCGACCGGATCGGGCAAGTCGCTCGTCGCGGTCGCCGCCCACGCGCAGGCCCTCGCCACGGGGCGCCGCTCCTGGTACACGGCCCCCATCAAGGCGCTGGTCTCCGAGAAGTTCTTCGCGCTCGTCGAGACCTTCGGTGCCCAGCAGGTCGGGATGCTCACCGGCGACGCGGCCGTCAACCCCGGTGCGCCCATCATCTGCGCCACCGCCGAGGTCCTCGCCAACCACGCCCTGCGCGAGCGCGACGCGTCCGACATCGGGCTCGTCGTCATGGACGAGTTCCACTTCTACGGCGAGCCCGACCGCGGCTGGGCGTGGCAGGTGCCGCTGCTGCTCCTCCCCGAGACCCAGATGCTGCTGATGTCGGCCACCCTCGGCGACACCACCGAGCTCGAGCGCGACCTCCGCCGCCGCACCGACCGTGACGTCGTGGCCGTGACGGGGGTCGAGCGCCCCGTGCCGCTCGAGCACGAGTGGGTGCTGACCGCCGTCCACGAGACCATCGAGCTGCTGCTGCGCGACGACCGGGCGCCGGTCTACGTGGTGTCGTTCACCCAGGCCGGCGCGGTCGAGCAGGCCCAGGCCCTGGCCTCGGTCGACGTCGTCGGGGCCGAGCGCAAGGCCGCCCTCAAGGAGGCCGTCGGCGGCTTCCGGTTCGGCCCCGGCTTCGGCCAGACCCTGCGCCGCCTCGTGCTGCACGGCATCGGGGTCCACCACGCGGGGATGCTGCCGAAGTACCGGCGCCTCGTCGAGACCCTCGCGCAGGCCGGCCTGCTCGCGGTCATCTGCGGCACCGACACCCTCGGCGTCGGCATCAACGTGCCCATCCGCACCGTGCTGCTCACCTCGCTCATCAAGTACGACGGGCGCAGGCAGCGGGTGCTGCGGGCACGTGAGTTCCACCAGATCGCCGGGCGCGCGGGGCGGGCGGGCTTCGACACCGTCGGGTACGTCGTGGTCCAGGCGCCCGAACACGTCATCGAGAACTCCAAGGCCCTCGCGAGGGCCGGCGGCGACCCCAAGAAGGAGCGCCGCATCGTCCGCAAGAAGCCGCCGGAGGGCGTGCTGACCTACACCGAGGCGACCTACGACAAGCTCGTCACCGCCGCCCCCGAGCCGCTGCGCCCGAAGATGCGCGTCACCCACGCGATGGTCCTCAACGTCCTCGACCAGTGGGAGGGCCAGCAGGAGGCACTGCACACCCTCGTCCTCGACAACCACGAGGACGAGGCCCGGCGCGAGGCCCTGCTCGAGCGCGCGGTGCAGGTGCTGGGCTCGCTGGTACGCGCCGGGGTCGTCGAGCCCGACGACGGCTCGTCGGTCGAGGACTGGGTCCCCGCCGACGCCGAACCCGCCCCCGCGGATGCTCCGGCCACCCCGGCGCCTCCCGCCCCTGACGCCCCCGAACCGGCCCCCGAACCCGCCGGCCCCGGCAACGCCCTGGGCGCGCTCGGCGAGGCACTGGCCGCCGCCGGCCTCACCCCCACCCCGCCCGCGCAGCACCCCTCCGAGGCCGCGGGCACCACGGGCGACGTCCCCGCCCCCGGGGACGGGGACGCCGCCGCGGAGCGCACCGCCGCCGAGCCGACACCCATCGAGCGCTTCGTCCGCCGTGCGGGGCGGCGCTACGACGAGGGCCCCTTCCAGGTCGCCCTCGACTTGCACGACGGCTTCGCCCTCAACCAGCCGCTGTCCGCTTTCGCCCTGGCCGCGCTCGAGCTGCTCGACCGCGAGTCGCCCGAGTACGCCCTCGACGTCGTCAGCGTCATCGAGGCCACCCTCGACGACCCGCGTCAGATCCTGATGGCGCAGCAGTTCGAGGCGCGTGGCGAGGCCGTGGCCGCGATGAAGGCCGACGGCCTCGAGTACGAGGAGCGGATGGAGGCCCTCGACGACGTCACCTGGCCCAGGCCGCTGGCCGAGCTGCTCGAGCTCAGCCTGCGCACCTACCGGCAGCGGCATCCGTGGGTCGACCCCCGCGACCTGTCGCCCAAGTCGGTGGTCCGCGAGATGTTCGAGCGTGCCTTGGGGTTCGGCGAGTTCGTGGCCCACTACAAGCTGGCGCGCGCCGAGGGCATCGTGCTGCGCTACCTCACCGACGCCTACCGGGCGCTGCGCTCGACGGTGCCGATGTCGGCGCGCACCGAGGAGCTCGACGACCTCGTCGAGTGGCTGGGCGAGGTCGTGCGGCACACCGACTCGAGCCTGCTCGACGAGTGGGAGGCGCTGACCCATCCCTCCGACGAGCCGGGGGCCGTCGTCCGGCCGCCGGGCGAGAACCGGAAGCTGTCGGCCAACCCTCGCGCCCTGCGGGTCATGGTGCGCCAGAGCATGTTCCGGCGCGTCGAGCTCCTTTCGCTCGGGCGCTGGCAGGCGCTGGCCGCCCTCGACGGCGGCCTCACCGCCGAGGCCTGGCAGGACGCCGCGGCCGAGTACCTCACCGAGTACGACGAGGTGCCCACCGGCCCCGCTGCCCGCGGCCCGGCCCTCTTCCGGGTCGAGGACGAGACCGACCGCTGGGTCGTCACCCAGATCATCGACGACCCCGAGGGCGACCACGACTGGCGCATCACGGCCGAGCTCGACCTCGGCGCCACCGACGAGGCCGGCGAGCCCGCCCTCACCGTCACCGGCTTCGCCCCCACGACCTGA
- a CDS encoding TetR/AcrR family transcriptional regulator, translating into MSSPSRRAVRPEEPRDRLFAAAVETFAAQGFHGTTTRDIAAAAGMSPAALYVHHRSKEEILFRISRRGHETTLGILRAARASSEDHVERLRAVVRDFVTYHARSHTSARVVNYELAALAPEHLDEITALRHAIDAEVQAVVRDGVDAGVFACPEPRIAAAALLSLGVDVARWWRDGGAWTPEELGEHYADVALRIVGVVR; encoded by the coding sequence GTGAGCAGTCCCTCACGACGGGCCGTGCGCCCCGAGGAGCCCCGCGACCGGCTGTTCGCGGCGGCCGTCGAGACCTTCGCCGCGCAGGGCTTCCACGGGACGACCACCCGCGACATCGCGGCGGCGGCGGGGATGAGCCCGGCCGCGCTGTACGTGCATCACCGCTCGAAGGAGGAGATCCTCTTCCGGATCTCGCGGCGGGGGCACGAGACGACGCTCGGCATCCTGCGGGCGGCCCGGGCGTCCAGCGAGGACCACGTCGAGCGGCTGCGGGCCGTGGTGCGCGACTTCGTGACCTACCACGCGCGCTCGCACACCTCGGCGCGCGTCGTGAACTACGAGCTGGCCGCGCTGGCGCCCGAGCACCTCGACGAGATCACGGCCCTGCGGCACGCCATCGACGCCGAGGTCCAGGCCGTGGTGCGTGACGGGGTCGACGCGGGGGTGTTCGCGTGCCCCGAGCCCCGGATCGCCGCCGCGGCGCTGCTGTCGCTCGGGGTGGACGTCGCCCGCTGGTGGCGCGACGGCGGGGCCTGGACGCCGGAGGAGCTGGGCGAGCACTACGCCGACGTGGCCCTGCGCATCGTCGGGGTCGTGCGCTAG
- a CDS encoding acetyl-CoA C-acetyltransferase, whose protein sequence is MPEAVIVATARSPIGRARKGSLASARPDDLAVQMLEAALAQVPALDRGEIEDLMLGVGQPAGESGYNLARVVAVLAGMDHLPGTTVNRYCSSSLQTTRMALHAIRSGEGHAFVSMGVETVSRYENGRADGIPGSQNPRFDDATARTARRSEGGAPTWSDPRDDGDLPDIYIAMGQTAENVAQLKGVTREDQDRFGVRSQNRAEQAIADGFWATDITPVTLPDGTVVDHDDGPRAGVTYEAVSQLQPVFRPDGTVTAGNCCPLNDGAAAVVVMSDVRARELGVTPLARIVSTAVSGLSPEIMGLGPVDASRRALERAGMGIGDVDLVELNEAFAAQVIASARELGIDDDRLNVHGGAIAVGHPFGMTGARLTSTLINGLRHRDGQIGLETMCVGGGQGMAMVLERLS, encoded by the coding sequence ATGCCCGAAGCCGTGATCGTCGCGACCGCGAGGTCCCCGATCGGCCGGGCCCGCAAGGGTTCCCTGGCCTCGGCCCGCCCCGACGACCTCGCCGTCCAGATGCTCGAGGCCGCGCTCGCGCAGGTCCCCGCGCTCGACCGCGGCGAGATCGAGGACCTGATGCTCGGTGTGGGGCAGCCCGCCGGGGAGTCCGGCTACAACCTCGCGCGCGTCGTCGCCGTCCTGGCCGGGATGGACCACCTGCCCGGCACCACCGTCAACCGCTACTGCTCCTCCTCCCTGCAGACGACCCGGATGGCGCTGCACGCCATCCGCTCCGGCGAGGGCCACGCCTTCGTCTCGATGGGCGTCGAGACCGTGAGCCGCTACGAGAACGGGCGCGCCGACGGCATCCCGGGCAGCCAGAACCCCCGTTTCGACGACGCCACCGCTCGCACCGCGCGCCGCTCCGAGGGAGGCGCCCCCACGTGGAGCGACCCCCGCGACGACGGCGACCTGCCCGACATCTACATCGCGATGGGGCAGACGGCCGAGAACGTCGCCCAGCTCAAGGGCGTCACCCGCGAGGACCAGGACCGCTTCGGCGTCCGCAGCCAGAACCGCGCCGAGCAGGCCATCGCCGACGGGTTCTGGGCCACGGACATCACCCCGGTCACCCTCCCCGACGGCACGGTCGTCGACCACGACGACGGCCCGCGCGCGGGGGTCACCTACGAGGCCGTCTCCCAGCTCCAGCCGGTGTTCCGCCCCGACGGCACCGTCACCGCCGGCAACTGCTGCCCGCTCAACGACGGTGCCGCGGCCGTGGTCGTCATGAGCGACGTCCGGGCCCGTGAGCTGGGCGTCACCCCGCTCGCGCGCATCGTCTCCACCGCGGTCTCGGGCCTCAGCCCCGAGATCATGGGCCTCGGCCCGGTCGACGCCAGCCGCCGCGCCCTCGAGCGCGCCGGCATGGGCATCGGCGACGTCGACCTGGTCGAGCTCAACGAGGCCTTCGCGGCCCAGGTCATCGCCTCGGCCCGCGAGCTGGGCATCGACGACGACCGGCTCAACGTCCACGGTGGGGCCATCGCGGTCGGCCACCCGTTCGGGATGACCGGCGCGCGCCTCACCTCCACCCTCATCAACGGGCTCCGTCACCGCGACGGGCAGATCGGACTGGAAACCATGTGCGTCGGCGGCGGTCAGGGCATGGCGATGGTGCTGGAGCGGCTGTCATGA